Proteins co-encoded in one Streptomyces diastaticus subsp. diastaticus genomic window:
- a CDS encoding MFS transporter, protein MSQHSSRVPLQSDSAAPSTSTAPATYRTVLAVREFRMIFLAQVIATLGNVVAQITLSIMVYQRTQSPLLSSLTFALGFVPYVFGATLLSAVADRHPARDVMVACQALSCVVVGAMAIPGMPIPVLLVLLLVLGTVAPVFQGARAASLPDLLSGSGYVLGRSLLRLVSQSTQIIGFAVGGLLLLVMTSSQALLAAAAGFGLAVLLLRFGTRRRAAREPEGGTQGSVARASLSGVRQVLAVPGLRPLLLLTWLPPAFAVAPEALASPYADELGGGPAAVGLLLCAAPAGSVVGELLAGTLLTARTRVRMVLPTAVLMFLPLLGFAFRPGLWTSVALLTVCGLGFTYAMGLDQRVLDATPEELRGRALTITLAGLMITQGLGFAAAGAVAEFLPPHIVIVIVGSLGLLTLAWCGASMRPRKDRQATRLPVADQAA, encoded by the coding sequence ATGTCTCAGCACAGCTCCCGCGTCCCTTTGCAGAGCGACTCCGCCGCCCCTTCCACTTCCACCGCGCCCGCGACGTACCGTACGGTCCTGGCGGTACGCGAGTTCCGCATGATCTTCCTCGCGCAGGTCATCGCGACTCTGGGCAATGTCGTCGCACAGATCACGCTCTCGATCATGGTGTACCAGCGGACGCAGTCACCGCTGTTGTCCTCGCTGACGTTCGCGCTGGGCTTTGTCCCCTATGTCTTCGGGGCGACGTTGCTGTCGGCCGTGGCTGACCGGCATCCCGCCCGGGACGTCATGGTGGCCTGCCAGGCGCTCAGTTGCGTGGTGGTCGGCGCCATGGCCATTCCCGGGATGCCCATTCCCGTCCTGCTCGTCCTGCTGCTGGTGCTCGGCACCGTCGCCCCGGTGTTCCAGGGGGCTCGTGCGGCGAGCCTGCCGGACCTGCTGTCCGGCTCGGGGTACGTGCTTGGCCGGTCCCTGCTGCGGCTCGTCTCGCAGAGCACCCAAATCATCGGTTTCGCGGTCGGCGGGCTGCTGCTCCTCGTGATGACCTCCTCGCAGGCCCTGCTCGCGGCGGCGGCGGGATTCGGTCTGGCGGTCTTGCTCCTCCGGTTCGGGACCCGCCGTCGGGCGGCCCGCGAGCCGGAAGGCGGTACTCAGGGTTCGGTGGCCCGTGCGTCCCTGTCGGGCGTACGGCAGGTGCTGGCCGTCCCCGGGCTCCGTCCGCTGCTGTTGCTGACCTGGCTGCCGCCGGCCTTCGCCGTCGCCCCTGAGGCTCTGGCCTCTCCGTACGCGGACGAGCTTGGTGGCGGCCCGGCTGCCGTGGGGCTGCTGTTGTGCGCCGCGCCGGCGGGCTCGGTGGTCGGCGAGTTGCTGGCCGGCACCCTGCTCACCGCACGAACCCGGGTCCGGATGGTGCTGCCGACTGCCGTGCTGATGTTCCTCCCGCTGCTCGGGTTCGCGTTCCGCCCCGGCCTGTGGACATCGGTGGCCCTGCTGACGGTGTGCGGTCTCGGCTTCACCTACGCCATGGGGCTGGACCAGCGGGTCCTCGACGCGACCCCCGAGGAACTGCGCGGACGGGCGCTGACCATTACGCTGGCGGGTCTGATGATCACCCAGGGGCTGGGGTTCGCCGCTGCCGGCGCGGTCGCGGAGTTCCTGCCGCCCCACATCGTGATCGTGATCGTGGGCTCCCTCGGCCTGCTGACCCTGGCGTGGTGCGGGGCGTCGATGCGCCCTCGCAAGGACAGGCAGGCAACCCGGCTGCCTGTGGCGGATCAGGCAGCGTAG
- a CDS encoding ArsR/SmtB family transcription factor, protein MAVQLLVETADLLKCRFALSPLWETVAAVRTLADPRRQAYHLPWLRKLRPELDEKQLSPLLTLLPRTGYTPDFLTPPPTGPLSEIEDELARVADTPLAHVREELRRCLHGPERKTPPRPEVADRLLADPARTLAQLVTLIRTCWNWLIAPQWPQLRDLLDADIAVRSRQLAEGGLHRMLTELHPTITWHELGALHIAAPHRTRHPLGGQGLLLLPSAFVWPTLTVVVEAPWQPTLIYPARGVGDLWQSSPHPSASQSLQRLIGRTRARVLTSLHKPVSTSTLARNLSLSPATVSGHLTALRDADLVTRYRVGRTVYYAPTALGTALTSPPPTEQPIPPEDGI, encoded by the coding sequence ATGGCGGTGCAGTTGCTCGTGGAGACAGCGGACCTGCTGAAATGCCGCTTCGCGCTCTCCCCCCTGTGGGAGACCGTCGCCGCCGTACGGACCCTCGCTGATCCCCGTCGCCAGGCCTACCACCTGCCCTGGCTGAGGAAACTCCGCCCCGAGCTCGACGAGAAACAACTCTCCCCGCTCCTGACCCTCCTCCCGCGTACCGGGTACACACCGGACTTCCTGACCCCGCCCCCGACCGGCCCGCTCTCAGAGATCGAGGACGAACTGGCCCGGGTCGCGGACACCCCCCTCGCCCATGTGAGGGAGGAACTCCGCCGCTGTCTCCACGGGCCCGAACGGAAGACGCCTCCGCGCCCCGAAGTCGCCGACCGTCTCCTCGCCGACCCCGCCCGCACCCTCGCTCAGCTCGTCACCCTGATCCGTACCTGCTGGAACTGGCTCATCGCCCCGCAATGGCCCCAGCTCCGGGACTTGCTCGATGCCGACATCGCCGTCAGGTCCCGTCAATTGGCCGAGGGCGGACTCCATCGCATGCTCACCGAGTTGCACCCCACCATCACCTGGCACGAACTCGGCGCACTCCATATCGCGGCTCCTCACCGGACCCGGCACCCCCTGGGCGGGCAAGGGCTCCTACTCCTACCGAGCGCCTTCGTATGGCCGACGCTCACCGTGGTGGTCGAAGCACCCTGGCAGCCCACCCTGATCTACCCTGCGCGCGGAGTCGGCGACCTCTGGCAGTCCTCACCCCACCCCTCAGCCTCACAGAGCCTCCAGCGCCTTATCGGACGTACCCGCGCCAGGGTGCTGACCAGTCTGCACAAGCCCGTCTCGACCAGCACCTTGGCCCGAAACCTCAGCCTGAGCCCCGCCACCGTCTCCGGGCACCTCACCGCGCTCCGTGACGCAGATCTGGTCACTCGCTACCGCGTGGGCCGCACGGTCTACTACGCACCCACCGCCCTGGGCACGGCACTGACCAGCCCCCCGCCCACGGAACAACCGATACCGCCGGAGGACGGCATCTGA
- a CDS encoding barstar family protein yields the protein MTDSELVVDLRGRLIETLNDFWDAVSEPCGLPKWFGRNLDAWSDTIETRGISEVIDSHDILIVHVDRRGLFGGNLREAEALASIFDGEQNRLIKHGLA from the coding sequence ATGACGGATAGCGAGCTGGTCGTTGACCTGCGTGGTCGACTGATCGAGACCCTCAACGACTTCTGGGACGCGGTGAGTGAGCCATGCGGGCTGCCGAAGTGGTTCGGCCGGAATCTGGATGCGTGGTCGGACACGATCGAGACCCGGGGCATCTCTGAGGTGATCGACAGCCACGACATTTTGATCGTTCACGTCGACCGGCGGGGTCTCTTCGGCGGGAACCTGCGGGAGGCCGAAGCCCTGGCCAGCATCTTTGACGGAGAGCAGAACCGACTGATCAAGCACGGGTTGGCCTGA
- a CDS encoding IS5 family transposase (programmed frameshift): MPVRLVITDAMWDRIEPLMPADPVRGRRWADHRRTLEAIAWKYRTCSPWRDLPEELGSFQTAHKRLIRWAVDGTWERILAAILAVADAGGDVGWTVSVDSTVCRAHQHSAGARKKGLPDRPEPEDHALGRSRGGLSTKVHLASDSRARPLSMHVTAGQAGDAPAFEAVMAGIRIPRSGLGRPRTRPAVVLADRAYSSRAIRGHLRRRGIRAVIPQPADQIGHRLRRGRAGGRPPGFNVEAYKERNTVERCIARLKQWRGLAMRTDKLAIAYQAALHLAAILIWTRC, encoded by the exons GACGAAGGTGGGCCGACCACCGCCGAACCCTGGAAGCCATCGCGTGGAAGTACCGAACCTGCTCACCTTGGCGTGACCTGCCGGAGGAACTCGGGTCCTTTCAGACCGCGCACAAACGCCTGATCAGGTGGGCCGTGGACGGCACGTGGGAACGAATCCTCGCGGCGATCCTCGCTGTGGCGGATGCCGGTGGCGACGTGGGCTGGACGGTCTCGGTGGACTCCACTGTCTGCCGCGCCCATCAGCATTCGGCCGGAGCCAGGAAAAAAGGGCTTC CCGACCGGCCCGAGCCCGAGGACCACGCGCTTGGACGCTCTCGTGGTGGCTTGAGCACGAAGGTTCACTTGGCGAGCGACAGCCGGGCACGGCCTCTGTCCATGCACGTCACGGCAGGCCAGGCTGGCGACGCGCCGGCCTTCGAGGCGGTCATGGCCGGAATCCGAATCCCACGAAGCGGACTCGGCAGGCCAAGAACCCGCCCTGCGGTCGTCCTGGCGGATCGCGCCTACTCCTCCCGCGCGATCCGCGGGCACCTCCGTCGACGCGGCATCCGTGCGGTCATCCCGCAGCCCGCCGACCAGATCGGCCACCGCCTGCGGCGAGGCCGCGCCGGAGGCAGGCCCCCCGGCTTCAACGTCGAGGCATACAAGGAGCGCAATACCGTCGAGCGATGCATCGCCCGACTCAAGCAGTGGCGCGGCCTCGCAATGCGGACGGACAAGCTCGCCATCGCCTACCAGGCCGCACTCCACCTTGCTGCCATCCTCATCTGGACCCGGTGCTGA